The following nucleotide sequence is from Echeneis naucrates chromosome 5, fEcheNa1.1, whole genome shotgun sequence.
CATCAAACATTTCCAGCTATCCTTTTGCATTATTCTTTGAATAATGTTTGACAGCTTTGTATTGAGTGatcaaaatattaaaactgcTATAATGAGTATTTCGACATAAACAATTCAGCAAATGGCAATGTGTGCTGCATTTCTACATCACTATTAGTGACAAACCCTGAGAATTATTACCCAATCCCCCACTTCCCCTCTGAGCTCTGGAGCATTATATAGTCATTTCATCTTATTGTTTGGGttttaaattgcttttgttCACGCTAATTGCTTGTTCTAGATTCGGCAGCCAGCTGTTTCCAGCAGTAATAGCTCTACAAACCATTTGTCCATGTGGTATTTGCATGTGTGGTATTagaaggcagacagacacatttgATCACTATCTGGGAAACGTGGTGAGGCACAAAATGGCAATGCAAGTAGGAAATATTTGAAAGGAGACTacagctgaaggaaaaagaaagccTTAAAAAGGCAACTGTTCGGTGGGCCCTGTTTAAACCTGGCATTAACATCTCTCTGTGGTGATTTAATCACAAGTGAGCAGCTCTCAGCAGATGggtgaacacactgaagacacACTTGAAACTCTAAAACTGATGTGGCCACATTCGTTTAGCACGTAAAATGGAAATATATCCACGCTAAGTGACCGCCTCCTCTCCAGCCCTCTGCTAAGCTCTAATGTGTTCataataaattgaaaatatcTAACTATTCCAAAAGAGCAAAGCCTTATTTCATTGTGGAGCTTTGAGCTGGAAAATTGATTTGCTCTCCGTCTCGCTCACATGAACACCTGACTACCCATCTGTCGTTGTCTGGCttcatacataaacacatacatgtttatttacatATTGAGCGGATAAATTAGACATCATCACAAGTAGCCACTCGAGACACCAGGTGTGAATTGACATATTTAGAGCTGTGCCACAGCAGTCAAATCTCCTTGGTACACATGTTAATACAGAGTGTGCCATAGTTACTATGTCAACTTTAAAAATTGGCTGTAGATTTTCTAGAATTTCCCTCCACTAAAACattattagattagattttctTTATATGATATTTGTCATCCTATCTATTATATACCCTATctaaaaagtttttttcagtGATTGATTAAATTTGCAGCAccgatttaaaataaataaatacttaaatcCGTGATTCAAAAGTCTGAAGTGGAGATTGAAATGTGATCAGAATctccagaaaagaaaagaaatcaccTTCTAACAAGTGGACCTCAAAATCAGTCTcgttgtttttgtgaaaaaataccTGATGTCACtgtatttcagtttaaaaacacttttattgatCTACACTTGGAGGATAATATTGGTCTTGCTATTGTCCATAAAGTCGAAACAGAGACCTTTGGAAACAATAACACCGACTTACTGGCTCCCTCCAGATTGGTGGAAGCAACATGAATAATGAAACACTGTGTTACTGAGCTGGTTGTCTTTGGCAGGTAAATTTTGTACTTCAATGCTTGAACTGCCTTCACTTCCCTTTATTTGTGGTGTTTAGTGCAGTTtatcagctgcagaggagagaatCTGATTCCTTCTATTACATCAGCTTTAGCATGCTCCCCTTTGTGAATGTTCATAATGTTTTGTTAATCCCCTTTCACGTgtgttaatataaatatatatatttttactacTTGAGCCACTTGAGAAAACAGAGCCGTTAAAATGGATTGTACCAGaattcagtaacagctgatctTTCCTTGTGTTATTGGATGATGGATGTggtttagaataaataaatcatataaatatatatataaaccagCAGAGGGGGCTCAGTCTCTAGTAGATGGGCTTTAAGAAATGTGTAAACATTGGATGAAGTTTCAGACCTTAGAGGATGTGAAATAGCAGGAGCCCCTTCAGAACACAAATGATCCATATAAAGATTTGACAATCCTTCATATGTTCTGTGTTTTGATCAGGTTTCATGTTTGGAAGCACAGATTAAAGAGGGGTCATGTCACGGAACAGCATTTTTTctggctgaggaggagggaaataAGACTAAACCAAAACTCACAGAGCATCTTGGTGACCTGCCTCCTCCGCCCGCTCTCAATGCTGATCTTCCGTCgggtgttgctgctgcagtaCTTTCCCAGGCTCCTGCTCGGCTGCCGGGTCTCCCTGCCCAAGTGAAGGCCCATCACCAGGTACAGCATGCTGATCACCATCATGGGTACAAAGTAGAAGCAGACGGTGGTGATCTGCATGACCATGTTATAGATCCAGAGGGGCTTCAGCACGGTGCATATGGCCGACTCCTCCATTTTCTCTGGCAGGTAGAAGATGCCATGCAGCGAGGTGTTGGGGATGGCGCAGAGCATCGACACAACCCACACAAGGGTGATGACCTGCTTGGCGTGGTGGTTGGTTGACAGGTAGCGCGTTTTGAGCGGATGCACCACAGCTATGTACCGCTCCACGCTCAGGGCTGTCACGTTGAGGATTGAGGCGAAGCAGACCGTCTCAAAGAGGAAGGTCTTGAAGTAGCAGCCACCCTCGCCAAAGGGGAATGGGTAGTTCTGCCACAGGTCATAAATCTCCAGGGGcatcccaaagagaagcacaagCAGGTCAGACACCGCCAAGCTCACTAGGTAGAGGTTGGTGGGGTTACGCATCTTCTTGTGCTTTGCTATCACTGCACATGTGAGCAGATTTCCAGACAGGCCAGTTAGGAAGATGAGAAGGTAAACAGTGGTCACCGGCAAGAAGAAGGGAGATCGTTTTGGGCCCAGGATTTCAAAGAGATTGACTTCGCTGAGCTGTTCATTGGTGTGATTCCCAGAGCTGTTTAGCGGTATGCTGGCATTGAGGAGCAGTTTGGATGCATTTGAAAAGAAGCACCGCAGGGAGAGATCCATTTCAGGGAGGAAAGTTggacaaacagcaggaaatgtCAACACGTCATGAACTCATTGGGGGGTTGGTTCAACACTGGGGTCCTGCTACGGATGGAAAAACATTCAGCCCACAGAAGAAGTGCAATCAGAGGaggattttatttgattaacTGCCCTTTGAAGATGCTTATTGGAGTCAAACTTCagtttaatatttcataaatcACAGTTGAAATTCAGTAACTCCCTGAGTCACATTTTAATTCAGGATCATTTTTAGCATTCTATGCactaaatgaaattaaattgctATTATACTTCAACTTAATTTAAAATGGCATCCTCGAAATTGTTATATTCAGTCATCAGTAGAAAACCCGTTTCAGtttcatataaaatatacatCAGCAAACTTTCACATCttagaagatgaaagaaagtgATCTTTTGTCCATCTACTTATCCATTCAATCCCTAATAATTTTTGGTCTATATATTGCCACTTAGAAGATGGGATTTGGCATCCTCACAGAAGCAGCCTGTCCCCTTTTCAAGAGGACATGAGCCAGCAGGCAGAATAGGAGCCAAAACCTTTCAAGATGAATGATATTAATCTGATAATGACTGTGCCACCTGATAAAGGACACATAAATACACTCAGAACATCTTTAACATAGGGCTTTATTAGGGATATATTAGCCTCTACTTTGTTTAAAAGATCATTAGTTTCacttgttttcagaaataaactGAATGTGAACTTAAGCCTGTAGTTACACCTCACAGAAAACAATTAGCTTTTAAATTGACAGTTTTCCCAAAACCATGCATGCTTTGCTGCAAAACATTGCTGACActtaatgacaaaaacataaaataaaaaaagattctcAGTTGGCCATAGATGATGAGGAAACAGTTTGGAGAAAGCACAAATTTGTCTCGCATTGCAATGGCAGATTAGCCCTTGTGGGTTGAGGAAGATTACTTCCACCCTAATATGGCTCAAATCATTGTCATCATCTGACGGTAATTGCACATTACACAGGTTACAACGATAGCTGCTGATGACTTCTTCAAAGGTTAATTATGCAGCCACATCTCATGCAACACACTGAAGTGATGAGGTGAGGTGATGAGAAAAACATATACAAGGTTGCAATACTGCAACTaatcttaaaattaaatattattcCACGTAATGTAGCTCTAATAGTTCTGTGGCCTTCCTACCTTGACTTTGGGTAGAAGTAAAAgtgaatttaaatgtattttgctTGATGACTTTAAAAGGTGCGTGGTAATTAATTAAATCattatattattgttgttacaCTAACATTGCCCAAAGTAAACTACAGATTGGCTTTTGAAAAAGGCAACAGTCAAAGagtaaattaaaatgcaaataagaaGAATGTTTTAAAATTGATAACAATGTCTATAACGGAGGTAAATCCTCACCTTGGTGCTGCTGTCCTGCAAGCTGCTTCTGTTGGCGCATCCCCTGCGAGCGCATGATTGGAAATGAGGGAACGGAGAGGTCCAATGAGGCGAATAAAAAATgatagagg
It contains:
- the nmur3 gene encoding neuromedin-U receptor 2, coding for MDLSLRCFFSNASKLLLNASIPLNSSGNHTNEQLSEVNLFEILGPKRSPFFLPVTTVYLLIFLTGLSGNLLTCAVIAKHKKMRNPTNLYLVSLAVSDLLVLLFGMPLEIYDLWQNYPFPFGEGGCYFKTFLFETVCFASILNVTALSVERYIAVVHPLKTRYLSTNHHAKQVITLVWVVSMLCAIPNTSLHGIFYLPEKMEESAICTVLKPLWIYNMVMQITTVCFYFVPMMVISMLYLVMGLHLGRETRQPSRSLGKYCSSNTRRKISIESGRRRQVTKMLSIVVAVFGVCWAPFHIERLLWSSISHWTDLMHNIYQYVHILSGVLFYLSSAVNPIIYSLLSTRFRECFRELVCSQTDDNSSVRDSPPFPKILLNSSVSCSTTQVEGKDCSSFIHLLSPNMRLNMDSAILTYACNETSCKTSVF